A stretch of Cytophagales bacterium DNA encodes these proteins:
- a CDS encoding Dabb family protein: MNKRSFFKKASAAVAAIGLAPIAVEAKNTLPGRFVHMVFFWMNDPDDEKTIEQFMKGTEAFFKKVETIKTYHIGEPAGTPRDVVDGSYQVSLVVTFDSKEDQDIYQAHQAHLEYIEEYKHLWKRVQVYDSWA; the protein is encoded by the coding sequence ATGAACAAGCGCTCATTTTTTAAAAAGGCTTCAGCGGCGGTGGCCGCGATAGGATTAGCTCCAATAGCAGTAGAAGCAAAAAATACCCTTCCAGGCAGATTTGTGCACATGGTTTTTTTCTGGATGAATGATCCCGATGATGAAAAGACCATCGAGCAATTCATGAAAGGTACAGAAGCCTTCTTCAAGAAAGTAGAGACGATCAAAACTTACCATATCGGAGAACCGGCAGGAACACCCCGCGATGTTGTAGATGGCAGCTATCAGGTTTCACTGGTTGTGACCTTCGACAGTAAAGAAGATCAGGATATTTATCAAGCGCATCAGGCGCATTTAGAATACATCGAGGAATACAAGCACTTGTGGAAAAGAGTTCAGGTTTACGATTCCTGGGCATGA
- a CDS encoding acyl-CoA desaturase codes for MKTPYRFSKDSDAEFESILKFRVNEYFRVNNVSKHGNAQLVLKTAIMLSVFLTPLVLLLSGVASNPWFFFGLWVLMGVGKSGLGLNVMHDAIHGAYSKNAKVNKAMGMVLNLIGGHTEIWRLQHNVLHHTFTNIDGGDEDIFITPILRFSPNQKLMGIHRFQHIYAWVLYGMMTMSKLVNDVLRAFRYRKMGLIKSRQEFSKLITDLAIWKAGYLTVMLILPIVLLSTPWWWVLLGFGLMHFITGFALSVVFQSAHVMPECEFPLPDAEGQMDNNFVVHQLATTTNFATGNRILSWLIGGLNFQVEHHLFPTICHVHYHKISKIVAATAREFDIQYNSQRTFLLAILNHGRMLASLGKVEPQLEPAG; via the coding sequence ATGAAAACCCCTTACAGGTTTTCGAAAGATAGTGATGCCGAGTTTGAAAGCATTCTGAAATTTCGAGTAAACGAGTACTTCCGCGTCAATAACGTGAGCAAGCATGGTAATGCACAGCTGGTTCTAAAAACAGCGATCATGCTTTCGGTTTTTCTTACCCCACTGGTCTTGCTTTTGAGTGGCGTAGCTTCCAATCCGTGGTTCTTTTTTGGACTCTGGGTCCTAATGGGTGTGGGTAAATCGGGCTTAGGACTAAATGTCATGCATGATGCCATTCATGGCGCCTATTCTAAAAATGCCAAAGTGAACAAGGCCATGGGCATGGTACTCAACCTCATTGGTGGACATACGGAGATTTGGCGACTCCAGCACAATGTGCTACATCATACCTTCACCAATATCGATGGAGGTGACGAAGATATCTTCATTACACCAATATTGCGATTCTCTCCAAATCAGAAACTGATGGGCATACATCGGTTCCAGCACATCTATGCATGGGTGCTTTACGGCATGATGACCATGAGTAAATTGGTCAATGATGTGCTACGTGCATTTCGATACCGAAAAATGGGTCTCATCAAGAGTCGTCAGGAGTTTTCAAAATTGATCACGGATCTGGCCATCTGGAAAGCCGGATACCTTACGGTGATGTTGATTTTACCGATTGTATTGCTTTCGACGCCCTGGTGGTGGGTGCTGTTGGGCTTTGGCTTGATGCATTTTATTACGGGATTTGCCTTATCGGTGGTCTTCCAAAGTGCACACGTGATGCCTGAATGTGAATTTCCGTTACCTGATGCCGAAGGGCAAATGGACAATAACTTTGTCGTACATCAATTGGCCACAACGACCAACTTTGCTACCGGCAACCGCATATTGTCCTGGTTGATTGGTGGATTGAACTTTCAGGTAGAGCATCACCTGTTTCCGACCATCTGTCACGTGCATTATCACAAGATCTCCAAGATCGTTGCGGCGACAGCAAGGGAATTTGACATCCAGTACAACAGTCAGAGAACATTCCTTTTAGCGATCCTGAACCACGGCCGTATGTTGGCGTCATTGGGTAAAGTGGAACCTCAATTAGAGCCAGCAGGATAA
- a CDS encoding cold-shock protein → MGRSQNSFIKAQKQKEKLRKRHEKELKKKERQENNAKGGSLEDMMAYIDENGNITNTPPEPVVEPKKGEK, encoded by the coding sequence ATGGGAAGATCGCAGAATAGCTTTATTAAAGCTCAGAAACAGAAGGAAAAGTTGAGGAAGCGGCACGAGAAAGAGCTGAAGAAGAAAGAACGGCAGGAAAATAATGCCAAGGGCGGAAGCCTCGAAGATATGATGGCATATATCGACGAAAACGGAAATATTACCAATACGCCACCAGAGCCTGTGGTAGAACCCAAAAAAGGGGAGAAGTAA
- a CDS encoding (2Fe-2S)-binding protein gives MATFNIKVNGASRKVNVDEDTPMLWVLRDELDLVGTKFGCGIAQCGACTIHLNGTAVRSCQLPVAAVGDGEIKTIEGLSEKAEKAEHAVQQAWLEHDVPQCGYCQAGQIMNAASFLATNPNPSDEQIENAMNGNLCRCGTYTRIKAAIKTAASKMS, from the coding sequence ATGGCTACTTTCAATATCAAAGTAAATGGAGCCTCCAGAAAGGTGAACGTAGATGAAGATACTCCCATGTTGTGGGTACTTCGTGACGAGCTTGATCTGGTAGGAACAAAATTTGGCTGCGGGATTGCACAATGCGGTGCATGTACCATTCATTTAAACGGAACGGCCGTCAGGTCATGTCAACTGCCGGTGGCTGCAGTTGGAGATGGTGAGATCAAGACGATCGAAGGACTTTCAGAAAAAGCAGAGAAAGCTGAACATGCAGTGCAGCAAGCCTGGTTGGAGCATGATGTTCCTCAATGCGGTTACTGTCAGGCAGGTCAGATTATGAATGCTGCTTCTTTTTTAGCCACAAATCCGAATCCTTCGGATGAGCAGATCGAAAATGCCATGAACGGTAACCTTTGCCGGTGTGGAACTTACACGAGGATCAAAGCTGCGATCAAAACAGCGGCATCTAAAATGAGTTAA